In Brevundimonas subvibrioides, a genomic segment contains:
- the fliG gene encoding flagellar motor switch protein FliG, whose translation MAGRGSGKASVDDVNKLTGPEKAAVILLALGEEHTRLWQGLDDDEVKEISQAMSSLGNVSSTVVEELMVEFVSMAGSGAVMGSFEQTQRLLASFMPADRVDGLMEEIRGPAGRTMWDKLGNVNEAVLANYLKNEYPQTVAVVLSKVKPEHAARVLTSLPEDFALECVQRMLRMEPVQREILDKIEQTLRTEFMSNLARTSKRDSHEMMADIFNSFDRQTEARFIGALEERNRDSAERIRALMFVFEDLSKLDPGGVQTLLRAVEKDSLGLALKGASEPLREMFFTNMSERASKIMREDMESMGPVRLKDVDTAQMSMVQVAKDLAARGEIMLAGASGDDELIY comes from the coding sequence ATGGCGGGGCGGGGATCCGGCAAGGCGTCCGTCGATGACGTCAACAAGCTGACCGGTCCCGAAAAGGCGGCCGTGATCCTGCTTGCGCTCGGCGAGGAGCACACCCGCCTGTGGCAGGGTCTGGACGACGACGAGGTCAAGGAAATCTCCCAGGCCATGTCGTCGCTGGGCAATGTGTCCTCGACCGTGGTCGAGGAACTGATGGTCGAGTTCGTGTCCATGGCCGGTTCCGGCGCGGTCATGGGCAGTTTCGAGCAGACCCAACGTCTGCTGGCCTCCTTCATGCCGGCTGATCGCGTCGACGGGCTGATGGAGGAAATCCGCGGTCCCGCCGGTCGCACCATGTGGGACAAGCTGGGCAATGTGAACGAGGCGGTCCTCGCCAACTATCTGAAGAACGAATACCCCCAGACCGTGGCCGTGGTGCTGTCCAAGGTGAAGCCCGAGCACGCCGCCCGCGTCCTGACCAGCCTGCCCGAGGACTTCGCCCTGGAGTGCGTTCAACGGATGCTTCGTATGGAGCCCGTGCAGCGCGAAATCCTGGACAAGATCGAACAGACCCTGCGCACCGAGTTCATGTCGAACCTGGCCCGGACCTCCAAGCGCGACAGTCACGAAATGATGGCCGACATCTTCAACAGCTTCGACCGCCAGACCGAGGCCCGGTTCATCGGCGCGCTGGAGGAACGCAACCGCGATTCGGCCGAGCGCATCCGCGCCCTGATGTTCGTGTTCGAGGATCTGTCCAAGCTCGACCCCGGCGGCGTCCAGACCCTGCTGCGCGCGGTAGAGAAGGACTCGCTGGGCCTGGCCCTGAAGGGCGCGTCCGAGCCGCTGCGGGAGATGTTCTTCACCAATATGTCCGAGCGCGCGTCCAAGATCATGCGCGAGGACATGGAATCCATGGGCCCCGTCAGGCTCAAGGACGTCGACACGGCCCAGATGTCCATGGTGCAGGTCGCCAAGGATCTGGCGGCGCGCGGCGAGATCATGCTGGCCGGAGCCTCCGGCGACGACGAGTTGATCTACTGA
- the fliF gene encoding flagellar basal-body MS-ring/collar protein FliF, producing the protein MGGFTEALQRFGIGRLAMVLGVGAGVAAVLVAVMLRVGQAPDALLYSNLDLREAGEITASLEQSGIKYTTRGDGSTIMVNRDQVGEARLMLAGKGLVTSGSVGYELFDTQSVLGQTEFQQQISEQRALQGELARTIMSMRGVQSARVAIALPRRELFQQDAAEPTASVVVGLGGRKLSTDQVRAIRAVIASSVPNLKPTKVTVVDETNQTLAAADDDEGFTSSTAEEAKGATEAQLQQRIKDLVEGVVGAGAARVQVTADIDMTRSTTQEQKYDPDGQVVRSTSSNGSQSQDTTGVSDGGVTATNNIPGGAPPTTTPQGSTETANTETTNYEISNTTTTTVKEPGEVKKLSVAVAVDGKLTPAAQPGGQPTYAPRTAEEITQIEDLVKAAMGYNQERGDQVRVTNVRFNRDALVTAGGTDAGSPLLNFTKNDIMRGVELLVLLVTALLLIFFVLRPLLKSASGSGGGQQMALAGGGQFPITPLEASVIGGEMGQLAAPTEMEQRIDIARIEGQVKASSIKKLADYVEKHPDESIAILRSWVHEG; encoded by the coding sequence GTGGGCGGCTTTACGGAGGCGTTGCAGAGATTCGGGATCGGCCGCCTCGCCATGGTGCTGGGCGTCGGCGCGGGCGTGGCTGCCGTCCTGGTCGCCGTGATGCTGCGCGTCGGCCAGGCCCCGGACGCGCTTCTGTATTCCAATCTGGACCTGCGTGAGGCGGGTGAGATCACGGCCTCGCTGGAACAGTCGGGCATCAAATACACGACGCGCGGTGACGGTTCGACCATCATGGTCAACCGCGATCAGGTGGGCGAAGCGCGACTGATGCTGGCCGGCAAGGGGCTCGTGACGTCCGGCTCGGTCGGCTATGAGCTGTTCGACACCCAGTCGGTGCTGGGCCAGACCGAATTCCAGCAGCAGATCAGCGAGCAGCGCGCCCTGCAGGGCGAGCTGGCCCGTACCATCATGTCCATGCGTGGCGTCCAGTCTGCCCGCGTCGCCATCGCCCTGCCCAGGCGCGAACTGTTCCAGCAGGATGCGGCCGAACCGACGGCCTCCGTCGTTGTCGGCCTTGGCGGGCGCAAGCTGTCGACGGATCAGGTCCGCGCCATCCGCGCCGTGATCGCATCTTCGGTCCCCAATCTGAAGCCCACCAAGGTCACCGTCGTCGACGAGACGAACCAGACCCTGGCCGCAGCCGACGATGACGAGGGTTTCACCTCCTCCACCGCCGAAGAGGCCAAGGGCGCGACCGAGGCCCAATTGCAGCAACGGATCAAGGATCTGGTCGAGGGCGTCGTGGGGGCCGGGGCCGCGCGTGTCCAGGTCACCGCCGACATCGACATGACGCGCTCCACGACCCAGGAGCAGAAATACGATCCCGACGGCCAGGTCGTCCGCTCGACCTCGTCCAACGGCAGCCAGTCCCAGGATACGACCGGCGTCTCCGACGGCGGGGTCACGGCGACCAACAACATCCCCGGTGGTGCGCCCCCGACCACGACCCCCCAGGGCTCGACCGAGACCGCCAACACCGAGACGACCAACTACGAGATTTCCAACACCACGACGACCACGGTGAAGGAACCCGGCGAGGTCAAGAAGCTGTCGGTCGCGGTCGCCGTCGACGGCAAGCTGACCCCGGCGGCCCAGCCGGGTGGTCAGCCGACCTACGCCCCCCGCACGGCCGAGGAGATCACGCAGATCGAGGATCTGGTGAAGGCCGCCATGGGCTACAACCAGGAGCGCGGCGACCAGGTCCGGGTGACGAACGTCCGCTTCAACCGCGATGCTCTCGTTACAGCCGGCGGAACCGACGCTGGATCGCCCCTGCTGAACTTCACCAAGAACGACATCATGCGCGGTGTCGAGTTGCTGGTGCTGCTGGTTACAGCGCTGCTGCTGATCTTCTTCGTCCTGCGCCCGCTGCTGAAGAGCGCTTCGGGCAGCGGCGGGGGCCAGCAGATGGCGCTGGCGGGTGGAGGGCAGTTTCCGATCACCCCGCTTGAGGCCTCGGTGATCGGCGGAGAGATGGGGCAGCTGGCTGCTCCGACCGAGATGGAACAGCGCATCGATATCGCCCGCATCGAGGGCCAGGTTAAGGCCTCTTCGATCAAGAAGCTCGCCGACTACGTCGAGAAGCATCCCGACGAGTCGATCGCGATCCTCCGTAGCTGGGTGCACGAAGGCTGA